From a single Streptomyces sp. 1331.2 genomic region:
- a CDS encoding MerR family transcriptional regulator: protein MPTEQTWKVGPLAEACGLTVRTLHHWDRIGLLSPSRRTASGHRAYTEQDVVRLYQVLALRRLGLGLETIATCLDAGIDPVRLVGEHLAATEASLTALQALHERLAHLHGELTASRTPDTADLLRLVRATGATGSTGPAAQEALRRHLDDDQLHALADHAAALGPAAHYLLEVEWPQLYRRAEALRTAGTAPTDPRVRRIAERLDELARLFSGGDTTLSSAVRTAWREDPAAMSGDPHAPADAWAALRTFLDRARQAS, encoded by the coding sequence ATGCCCACCGAACAGACCTGGAAGGTCGGCCCGCTCGCCGAGGCCTGCGGCCTGACCGTACGCACCCTGCACCACTGGGACCGGATCGGCCTGCTCAGCCCCTCCCGGCGCACCGCCTCCGGCCACCGCGCCTACACCGAACAGGACGTCGTGCGCCTCTACCAGGTCCTCGCCCTGCGCCGCCTGGGCCTGGGCCTGGAGACCATCGCCACCTGCCTCGACGCCGGCATCGACCCCGTGCGGCTGGTGGGCGAGCACCTGGCCGCCACCGAGGCCTCCCTCACCGCCCTGCAGGCCCTGCACGAACGCCTCGCCCACCTGCACGGCGAACTCACCGCCTCACGCACCCCCGACACCGCCGACCTGCTGCGCCTGGTCCGGGCCACCGGCGCCACCGGATCCACCGGCCCCGCAGCCCAGGAGGCCCTGCGCCGCCACCTCGACGACGACCAGCTGCACGCCCTCGCCGACCACGCCGCCGCCCTCGGCCCCGCCGCCCACTACCTGCTGGAGGTCGAATGGCCCCAGCTCTACCGGCGCGCCGAAGCCCTGCGCACCGCCGGCACCGCCCCCACCGACCCCCGGGTGCGGCGCATCGCCGAACGCCTCGACGAACTCGCCCGCCTCTTCAGCGGCGGCGACACCACCCTGTCGAGCGCCGTGCGCACCGCCTGGCGCGAGGACCCCGCCGCGATGTCCGGCGACCCCCATGCCCCCGCCGACGCCTGGGCCGCGCTGCGCACCTTCCTCGACCGGGCCCGCCAGGCCTCATGA
- a CDS encoding VOC family protein has translation MSIELAQCFIAVDDHDRALAFYRDVLGFEVRNDVGFEGMRWVTVGSPDQPGVEIVLEPPLADPNASEDDRRAAAELLAKGLLRGVIFRTDDCDATFERLRAAGAEVLQEPMDQPYGVRDCAFRDPAGNMLRFNQPRTA, from the coding sequence ATGAGCATCGAACTCGCGCAGTGCTTCATCGCCGTCGACGACCACGACCGGGCCCTCGCCTTCTACCGCGACGTCCTCGGCTTCGAGGTGCGCAACGACGTCGGCTTCGAGGGCATGCGCTGGGTCACCGTCGGCTCGCCCGACCAGCCCGGTGTCGAGATCGTGCTGGAGCCGCCGCTGGCCGACCCCAACGCCTCCGAGGACGACCGCCGGGCCGCCGCCGAACTCCTCGCCAAGGGCCTGCTGCGCGGCGTCATCTTCCGTACCGACGACTGCGACGCCACCTTCGAACGCCTGCGCGCGGCCGGCGCCGAAGTCCTCCAGGAACCCATGGACCAGCCCTACGGCGTGCGCGACTGCGCCTTCCGCGACCCGGCGGGCAACATGCTGCGCTTCAACCAGCCCCGCACGGCCTGA
- a CDS encoding carbonic anhydrase, whose amino-acid sequence MIPTPISVSTAASDPDPISDPGEALRVLLEGNARFVAGNPEHPNQDAGRRAALAPAQRPFAVLFGCSDSRLAAEIIFDQGLGDLFVVRTAGHVTGAEALGSIEYGVSVLGCALVVVLGHDSCGAVAAALDSLEQGRMPGGFVRDVVERVTPSVLSAKAAGIEDRDAIVDEHIRQTVDLLVERSQALAAKVAQGTVAVVGLSYRLRDGQARQVAARGPVG is encoded by the coding sequence ATGATCCCCACACCGATATCCGTCTCCACGGCGGCTTCCGATCCCGATCCGATATCCGACCCCGGCGAGGCGCTGCGGGTGCTGCTGGAGGGCAATGCCCGGTTCGTCGCGGGCAACCCTGAGCATCCCAATCAGGACGCCGGGCGCCGGGCCGCGCTCGCGCCGGCGCAGCGGCCGTTCGCGGTGCTGTTCGGCTGTTCGGACTCCCGCCTGGCCGCCGAGATCATCTTCGACCAGGGGCTGGGCGACCTGTTCGTGGTGCGTACCGCCGGGCACGTGACGGGTGCGGAGGCGCTGGGCAGCATCGAGTACGGGGTGAGCGTGCTGGGCTGTGCGCTGGTGGTGGTGCTGGGGCACGACTCCTGTGGTGCGGTGGCGGCGGCGCTGGACTCGCTGGAGCAGGGGCGGATGCCGGGCGGCTTCGTGCGGGACGTGGTGGAGCGGGTGACGCCGAGCGTGCTGTCCGCGAAGGCGGCGGGCATCGAGGACCGGGACGCGATCGTGGACGAGCACATCCGTCAGACGGTGGACCTGCTGGTGGAGCGTTCCCAGGCGCTGGCGGCGAAGGTCGCCCAGGGCACGGTGGCGGTGGTGGGCCTGTCCTACCGGCTGCGTGACGGCCAGGCCCGTCAGGTCGCCGCCCGGGGACCGGTGGGCTGA
- a CDS encoding flavin reductase family protein translates to MHKVTDLKVLYFGTPVVLIGSRNEDGSANLAPMSSAWWLGQSCVLGLGNSSQTSANLRREGECVLNLPSSAQVDAVDALALLTANPRIAEYRLRQGYRHERGKFAAAGLTEVAGELVRAPRAAECPVQLECRLEAATPMAGNEGCTAFEVTVVRAHVEESLIVPGTGHYVDPLGWDPLIMKFCEFFGGGRRLAPSRLAQGWRMPGRMPAPAGTR, encoded by the coding sequence GTGCACAAGGTGACCGACCTCAAGGTCCTGTACTTCGGCACCCCGGTGGTGCTGATCGGCTCGCGCAACGAGGACGGCAGCGCCAACCTCGCGCCGATGTCCTCGGCGTGGTGGCTGGGGCAGTCCTGCGTGCTGGGGCTGGGCAACAGTTCCCAGACCTCGGCCAACCTGCGGCGCGAGGGCGAGTGCGTGCTGAACCTGCCCTCCTCGGCGCAGGTGGACGCCGTGGACGCACTGGCGCTGCTGACCGCCAACCCGCGCATCGCCGAGTACCGGCTGCGCCAGGGCTACCGCCACGAGCGGGGCAAGTTCGCCGCGGCCGGGCTGACCGAGGTGGCGGGCGAGCTGGTGCGGGCACCGCGGGCGGCCGAGTGCCCGGTGCAGCTGGAGTGCCGGCTGGAGGCGGCGACGCCGATGGCGGGCAACGAGGGCTGTACGGCCTTCGAGGTCACGGTCGTGCGCGCGCACGTCGAGGAGAGCCTGATCGTGCCGGGTACCGGCCACTACGTGGACCCGCTCGGCTGGGACCCGCTGATCATGAAGTTCTGCGAGTTCTTCGGCGGCGGGCGGCGCCTGGCCCCCTCACGGCTGGCCCAGGGCTGGCGGATGCCCGGGCGGATGCCCGCGCCGGCCGGCACCCGGTGA
- a CDS encoding helix-turn-helix transcriptional regulator has protein sequence MDRDYAQPLDVPALARTALMSPGHFSRSFRAAYGETPYSYLMTRRIERAKALLRRGDLSVTEVCLAVGCTSLGSFSTRFAELVGESPSAYRARDHEDGAAIPACIAKIRTRPVRRPQASGGIPPVA, from the coding sequence ATGGACCGCGACTACGCGCAGCCCCTCGACGTGCCGGCACTCGCCCGCACCGCGCTGATGTCGCCCGGCCACTTCTCCCGCAGCTTCCGCGCCGCCTACGGCGAGACCCCGTACAGCTACCTGATGACCCGCCGGATCGAGCGGGCCAAGGCGCTGCTGCGGCGCGGGGACCTGAGCGTCACCGAGGTCTGCCTGGCGGTCGGCTGCACCTCGCTGGGCTCCTTCAGCACCCGCTTCGCCGAACTCGTCGGCGAGAGCCCCAGCGCCTACCGGGCCCGCGACCACGAGGACGGCGCCGCGATCCCCGCCTGCATCGCCAAGATCCGCACCCGCCCGGTGCGCCGCCCGCAAGCCAGCGGCGGGATCCCTCCCGTAGCGTGA
- a CDS encoding LysR substrate-binding domain-containing protein gives MRPSARPGERFPRSAISRQVATREGESGTALFDCLARAVRLTGHGRTLLPHAEAMPERLGATRSDLAALTELTAGCLRVGAFDSANAALVPAAFRTAHPQVAISLTEGLSAHLLDLLDDGAIDLAVVACYAQAAYDSEKFALHPLPQDPVPAFLPPAHRQAEATLLAACLRSGFQPRIEDTAAAWSAELGLVAAGLGLTLIPFLAARAARAARAARAARAARPDIALTPLRPGGTPVRHVHTATRKGRRAAPAVEAFTALPGEAAGGAGGAALPGEAAGGAGGGRSYRRRARTPARVLSAGPSSRSRRRGRDCRVRRSPPTRNSRNGRAERCCRLTWISGDRDNSVRPPAQWPARQLRQAATSTCGERTHHAGRATPRRACVTREQMPVRRGLAPLDERLSEPERRCAERLRELRERIGLSSQELAERLSGTGSASTGPGCRSSSTAGRCPAARSRNGCTGWRPRARAGRSRRRRSRRPGR, from the coding sequence GTGAGGCCGTCGGCGCGGCCGGGGGAGCGGTTCCCCCGGTCCGCGATCTCCCGGCAGGTCGCCACCCGGGAAGGCGAGTCGGGTACCGCGCTGTTCGACTGCCTGGCCCGCGCAGTGCGCCTGACCGGACACGGCCGCACCCTGCTTCCGCACGCCGAGGCGATGCCGGAACGCCTCGGCGCCACCCGCAGCGACCTGGCCGCGCTCACCGAACTCACCGCCGGGTGCCTGCGGGTGGGCGCCTTCGACAGCGCCAACGCCGCCCTCGTCCCCGCCGCCTTCCGCACCGCACACCCGCAGGTCGCGATCAGCCTCACCGAAGGCCTCTCGGCCCACCTGCTGGACCTGCTCGACGACGGCGCGATCGACCTCGCGGTCGTCGCCTGCTACGCGCAAGCCGCCTACGACAGCGAGAAGTTCGCCCTGCACCCGCTGCCGCAGGACCCGGTGCCGGCCTTCCTGCCGCCGGCCCACCGCCAGGCCGAGGCCACCCTCCTCGCGGCCTGCCTGCGCAGCGGCTTCCAGCCCCGCATCGAGGACACGGCCGCCGCCTGGAGCGCCGAACTCGGCCTGGTCGCCGCCGGGTTGGGCCTCACCCTGATCCCCTTCCTCGCCGCCCGCGCCGCCCGCGCCGCCCGTGCCGCCCGTGCCGCCCGCGCCGCCCGCCCCGACATTGCCCTCACCCCCCTGCGCCCCGGCGGCACCCCTGTCCGCCACGTCCACACGGCGACGAGGAAGGGCCGGCGTGCGGCGCCGGCGGTGGAGGCGTTCACAGCCCTGCCGGGAGAGGCCGCAGGGGGAGCGGGCGGGGCCGCCCTGCCGGGAGAGGCCGCAGGGGGAGCGGGCGGGGGCCGCTCCTACCGGCGCAGGGCGAGGACGCCGGCCAGGGTGCTGAGCGCGGGGCCCAGCAGCAGGAGCAGGCGGCGGGGCCGGGACTGCAGGGTCAGGCGCAGCCCGCCCACACGCAACTCCAGGAACGGGCGGGCGGAACGCTGCTGTCGGCTCACGTGGATCTCCGGGGATCGGGACAACTCGGTACGTCCCCCAGCACAATGGCCTGCACGGCAGTTGCGGCAGGCCGCAACCTCGACTTGCGGCGAACGGACGCACCATGCCGGCCGTGCAACACCGAGGAGGGCGTGCGTGACGCGGGAGCAGATGCCCGTACGGCGGGGGCTGGCCCCGCTGGACGAACGGCTGTCGGAGCCGGAGCGGCGCTGCGCGGAGCGCCTGCGGGAGCTGCGGGAGCGGATCGGCCTGTCCTCGCAGGAGTTGGCCGAGCGGCTGAGCGGGACGGGATCCGCGTCGACCGGACCCGGCTGTCGAAGTTCCTCAACGGCCGGGAGGTGCCCCGCCGCGAGATCGCGCAACGGCTGCACCGGCTGGCGGCCGCGTGCGAGGGCGGGGAGGTCTCGCCGCAGGAGGTCGCGCAGACCCGGGCGCTGA
- a CDS encoding NAD(P)-binding domain-containing protein: MRGPGSRTARYPTRLPGWRPAGRSRTGGTAPPAAPTASPGPPSPSPPPPGPLPGPLPGPLSGPLSGPGASPRPPRPAVRPGAGAGHPWIDMSSIGPRAVAGLRAQRPYGVALVDAPVIGSAGPAATGDLMVPAGGKDADPDRAQPVLEQRGRVRRCGAAADRVRRCGGPGAGAAWKLVVVIGAIVASVTVAGEVLAMAGELGALQEPAREVRPADAPIAEQDLPAVAGCLPGNR; this comes from the coding sequence CTGCGCGGGCCAGGCAGTCGAACAGCGCGGTACCCGACTCGCCTTCCCGGGTGGCGACCTGCCGGGAGATCGCGGACCGGGGGAACCGCTCCCCCGGCCGCGCCGACGGCCTCACCCGGGCCGCCCTCACCGTCACCCCCACCACCGGGGCCGCTCCCGGGGCCGCTCCCGGGGCCGCTCTCGGGGCCGCTCTCGGGGCCGGGGGCGTCACCGAGGCCGCCACGCCCGGCGGTTCGCCCCGGAGCCGGCGCCGGGCACCCGTGGATCGACATGTCCTCGATCGGCCCGCGGGCCGTCGCCGGGCTGCGGGCACAACGTCCGTACGGCGTCGCCCTGGTGGATGCGCCGGTGATCGGCAGTGCGGGACCGGCGGCCACCGGCGACCTGATGGTCCCCGCGGGCGGCAAGGACGCCGACCCGGACCGCGCGCAGCCCGTCCTGGAGCAGCGGGGCAGGGTGCGGCGCTGCGGCGCTGCGGCGGACAGGGTGCGGCGCTGCGGCGGGCCGGGGGCGGGGGCGGCGTGGAAGCTGGTGGTGGTGATCGGCGCGATCGTCGCCTCGGTGACGGTGGCCGGTGAAGTGCTGGCGATGGCCGGGGAGTTGGGCGCTTTGCAGGAGCCGGCCCGCGAGGTGCGGCCGGCGGATGCGCCGATCGCCGAGCAGGACCTGCCGGCGGTGGCGGGCTGCCTGCCCGGGAACCGGTAA
- a CDS encoding MarR family winged helix-turn-helix transcriptional regulator, protein MTTINTYAPEVIAAQPIGAWSGQTYRRVVGALREQLAVEGLTQPHWWTLNHAAGRPGGWTRTALTQRLTPYDDQDTAFDTVYDDLIARGWLTEDADGAFTLTEAGEAARLRARDRNLRIHERAHEGIDPDDFVTTINVLRRMVANMGGNGNLPD, encoded by the coding sequence ATGACGACGATCAACACGTACGCGCCGGAGGTCATCGCCGCCCAGCCCATCGGCGCCTGGAGCGGGCAGACCTACCGCCGCGTGGTGGGCGCCCTGCGCGAGCAACTCGCCGTGGAAGGCCTGACCCAGCCGCACTGGTGGACGCTCAACCACGCGGCCGGCCGCCCCGGCGGCTGGACCCGCACGGCCCTCACCCAGCGCCTCACCCCCTACGACGACCAGGACACCGCCTTCGACACCGTCTACGACGACCTGATCGCCCGCGGCTGGCTCACCGAGGACGCCGACGGCGCCTTCACCCTGACCGAGGCCGGCGAAGCCGCACGCCTGCGCGCCCGCGACCGCAACCTGCGCATCCACGAACGCGCCCACGAAGGCATCGACCCCGACGACTTCGTCACCACCATCAACGTGCTGCGCCGCATGGTGGCCAACATGGGCGGCAACGGGAACCTGCCCGACTGA